One genomic window of Thermoproteales archaeon includes the following:
- the mvk gene encoding mevalonate kinase, whose protein sequence is MKAIASAPGKVILVGEHFVVEGVPAIAAALNLRTRVTAFTIQENIIRVYSKDLRLKEIFREGHIKKDSPLYPIFVAANLAREHAGIDHGLELNIESELPLSAGMGSSAAVSVATAAAVIALKKNLEKEVVSSIAYEAEKIVHKKPSGIDNTISTYGGAILYSKNKGFEKIEINLKDAALVLADTGIPRNTGVMVEKVRKLKARYGAILDLIYASAEALVYEASKAIEVGDVKALGELMNINHGLLSAIGVSIGKLEELIYTARQAGAVGAKITGAGGGGLIVALCYKKDVEKVENALSRVAQRVYVTAISKKGVALEHKN, encoded by the coding sequence GTGAAAGCGATCGCATCGGCTCCAGGCAAAGTCATCTTAGTAGGTGAACATTTCGTTGTAGAAGGAGTTCCTGCAATAGCAGCCGCCTTAAATCTAAGAACTAGAGTCACAGCTTTTACAATCCAAGAAAACATTATACGAGTATATTCTAAGGATTTAAGATTGAAGGAAATCTTTCGAGAAGGCCATATTAAAAAAGACTCTCCCTTATATCCTATTTTCGTTGCGGCAAATTTAGCTCGTGAACACGCTGGAATAGATCATGGCTTAGAACTCAATATAGAATCCGAGCTTCCTCTCTCAGCTGGGATGGGGAGTTCCGCCGCTGTCTCAGTAGCTACGGCGGCAGCTGTTATCGCACTAAAGAAAAATTTAGAAAAGGAAGTGGTTTCGAGTATAGCTTACGAAGCTGAAAAAATTGTACACAAGAAACCAAGCGGTATAGACAATACAATATCAACCTACGGTGGAGCTATATTATATTCTAAAAATAAGGGATTCGAGAAAATCGAAATAAACTTGAAAGATGCCGCTTTAGTCTTAGCCGACACTGGCATTCCGAGAAATACGGGGGTTATGGTTGAAAAAGTTAGAAAATTAAAAGCCAGATATGGCGCAATTCTCGATCTAATATATGCCTCAGCTGAAGCCTTGGTTTACGAAGCTAGTAAAGCAATCGAGGTAGGCGACGTTAAAGCTCTCGGCGAGTTAATGAATATCAATCATGGATTGCTGTCGGCGATAGGAGTCTCTATAGGCAAGCTTGAAGAGCTCATTTATACTGCAAGGCAAGCAGGTGCTGTAGGAGCTAAAATAACAGGGGCTGGTGGAGGAGGATTAATTGTCGCACTATGCTACAAGAAGGATGTAGAAAAAGTAGAGAATGCTTTATCACGTGTTGCCCAAAGAGTTTATGTAACTGCTATTTCGAAGAAAGGTGTTGCTTTAGAGCATAAAAACTAA
- a CDS encoding glycosyltransferase family 39 protein yields MKNAEKITEYAIAITLFITGFIVYMLALTRTWMVPGIDGPYYVVQVNYLLSHGVLKYQDPPLVFYFFALLSLLVGDPFLGVKIGVSIMTALASVPVYFLFKKVTDSNIAGFTSGLIFLLAPQTFRLLGDFMKNSSGMLWLNMYIYFLYICLDRKSWRTQVIAVTFLILTGLTHILDYGIAFCYTLLFVMLALFSKISIKNVLLPFTATILSLAAFFTVPAIVGGDVFKGVAFLKDIIEQDYSKMAPLRIEWIIFSWAAMASLLVYSILSAKRGDKKAFILSLASTIVISAINLPILPRQWLFRFQLMTPIPMAHAFGFVVGDIKDEWRRLAFLLLLTGIISIIALPAFYSIRPSIPVEEYLELRHVVEKVVPSLSPNPCIVVPNARIRYWVETFQEKVYSKSTGDACSKLIFIFETRKGKLIKGKVIFKGKFIQAVTP; encoded by the coding sequence ATGAAGAACGCGGAGAAAATAACTGAATACGCTATAGCAATAACTCTCTTTATAACAGGTTTTATAGTTTATATGTTGGCATTAACCAGAACCTGGATGGTTCCCGGAATTGATGGACCATACTACGTAGTCCAAGTTAACTACCTGTTATCTCACGGTGTTTTAAAATATCAAGACCCTCCATTAGTTTTTTACTTCTTCGCTCTATTATCGTTACTTGTTGGTGACCCGTTCCTAGGGGTAAAAATTGGAGTATCTATAATGACAGCTTTAGCATCAGTTCCTGTATATTTTCTATTTAAAAAAGTAACGGACTCGAACATAGCTGGCTTTACTTCGGGTTTAATTTTTCTACTTGCGCCGCAAACTTTCAGACTTCTTGGCGATTTTATGAAAAACTCAAGTGGAATGTTGTGGCTTAACATGTACATATACTTTCTATACATATGCCTTGATAGAAAAAGCTGGAGAACTCAAGTAATAGCTGTTACATTTTTGATTCTTACAGGCCTTACTCATATTCTAGATTATGGTATTGCATTTTGCTATACTCTGCTTTTTGTAATGCTAGCATTGTTCTCAAAAATTTCAATCAAAAACGTCTTACTACCTTTTACCGCTACAATTTTATCGCTAGCCGCTTTCTTTACTGTTCCAGCCATAGTTGGAGGTGACGTTTTTAAGGGGGTAGCTTTCCTGAAGGATATTATAGAGCAAGATTACTCCAAAATGGCTCCGCTCAGAATAGAATGGATCATCTTTTCATGGGCTGCAATGGCGTCTTTGCTTGTATATTCTATACTATCCGCCAAGAGAGGGGACAAGAAGGCGTTCATTCTCTCATTAGCAAGCACGATAGTTATATCAGCTATAAATCTTCCTATCTTACCAAGACAATGGCTATTCCGATTTCAACTGATGACTCCTATTCCTATGGCGCACGCTTTTGGGTTCGTTGTAGGCGATATTAAAGATGAATGGCGTAGGTTAGCTTTTCTCCTATTGTTAACTGGTATTATCTCCATAATAGCATTGCCAGCTTTTTACTCTATTCGACCGAGCATACCAGTTGAAGAATATCTTGAGCTAAGACATGTTGTAGAAAAGGTGGTACCATCTTTAAGTCCTAACCCTTGCATAGTTGTTCCCAACGCTAGAATTCGCTACTGGGTTGAAACTTTTCAAGAAAAAGTCTATTCAAAGTCTACTGGCGATGCCTGTAGTAAGTTGATATTCATATTCGAGACTAGAAAAGGAAAACTGATAAAGGGAAAAGTCATTTTTAAAGGGAAGTTTATTCAAGCTGTAACGCCATGA
- a CDS encoding acetoin utilization protein AcuC → MRLNAIAYTERYLEIAFTPLSLRWNWQIRNKYFIQLFYKYNLKEYVDVLEPEPAKEEELQLVHSRKYIEYVKMKSIDGEGCLDYGDTPAYRGVFEDALLAVGGTVKLVKLLMKRVYQAGFNPQGGFHHAQKNSAAGFCVFNDVALAAALAYNHGLKVAVIDVDGHHGDGTQFILYNKPILKISFHRYGNFYPGTGYVNELGEGDGYGYSVNIPLPARSGDDVFVHVLDNLIVPLLEDYKPEIIIAQMGVDAHLGDPLVDLRLTSKSYRLFAMRLKEIADKYSNGRILGLGGGGYDPDSTSRMWIIMISEIFDIPNDIREKIYNDLKDKVEDTKSENQVFETVRERLKYLQSELRKTWNL, encoded by the coding sequence ATGCGTCTAAACGCCATAGCGTACACGGAGAGGTATCTGGAAATAGCTTTCACTCCTTTAAGCTTGAGATGGAATTGGCAAATAAGAAACAAGTACTTTATACAATTATTCTATAAATACAACCTAAAAGAATATGTAGACGTTTTGGAACCTGAGCCTGCTAAAGAAGAAGAGTTACAGCTTGTCCACTCGCGCAAATACATCGAATATGTAAAGATGAAAAGCATAGATGGAGAAGGCTGTTTAGACTATGGAGATACACCAGCATATAGAGGAGTTTTTGAAGACGCCTTACTGGCAGTCGGTGGAACGGTGAAGCTTGTAAAATTGCTAATGAAAAGGGTTTATCAAGCCGGTTTTAACCCGCAAGGAGGCTTTCATCATGCTCAAAAAAATTCCGCTGCTGGATTTTGCGTGTTTAACGATGTTGCACTTGCCGCTGCATTAGCATATAATCATGGATTGAAAGTAGCGGTTATAGATGTGGATGGACACCACGGGGATGGAACGCAATTCATTCTTTATAATAAGCCAATACTGAAAATATCATTTCATCGATATGGCAACTTCTATCCAGGAACAGGATACGTCAATGAGCTAGGAGAAGGTGATGGTTATGGCTATTCTGTAAACATACCTTTGCCTGCTAGATCGGGAGATGACGTGTTCGTGCATGTGCTTGATAATTTAATAGTTCCACTTTTAGAAGATTATAAACCGGAGATTATAATAGCCCAGATGGGTGTTGATGCTCACCTGGGAGATCCCCTGGTGGATCTGAGATTAACCTCGAAAAGCTACAGACTGTTTGCTATGCGATTAAAAGAAATAGCTGATAAATACTCAAACGGAAGAATTTTGGGTTTAGGAGGTGGAGGTTATGATCCCGATAGCACTTCTAGAATGTGGATCATAATGATAAGTGAAATCTTTGATATTCCTAATGATATTAGAGAAAAGATTTATAATGATTTGAAAGATAAAGTTGAAGATACTAAAAGTGAGAATCAAGTCTTTGAGACTGTAAGAGAAAGATTGAAATACTTACAGAGCGAACTTAGAAAAACCTGGAATTTATGA
- a CDS encoding nucleotidyltransferase family protein has protein sequence MSLKGVILCGGKGTRLRPLTYYFQKVMIPVGSKQKPLLEYIVRLLRYYNITDLVLLVNYKAEQIINYFDDGTRFGVKISYVYDNPRYKGNAGALYNAFLKNQISDKDSLLVYYGDILSNLNLEKLIKTHIRNEAAATLALSTSYEVSVGVVEVDNTNRVTSIKEKPPLGKPVFIGILVLEGRYLPLIGDLYAKDKESVDIMGDLIPLLVERGERVIGFLTDAFWYDVGSTEKYEKLEHGKIDKELNFLL, from the coding sequence TTGAGCCTAAAAGGCGTTATTTTGTGCGGTGGCAAAGGAACTAGACTACGACCCTTAACTTATTATTTTCAGAAAGTAATGATACCAGTAGGCTCTAAGCAAAAACCACTGCTCGAGTACATTGTTAGACTGTTAAGATATTACAATATTACGGATTTAGTGTTGTTAGTTAATTACAAAGCAGAGCAAATTATAAACTACTTCGACGATGGAACAAGATTTGGAGTTAAAATAAGCTACGTCTATGACAATCCGAGATATAAAGGCAATGCTGGCGCTTTATACAATGCTTTTCTGAAAAATCAAATAAGCGATAAAGACTCTCTTCTAGTGTACTACGGTGATATTCTCTCAAATTTGAATCTTGAAAAGCTCATCAAAACGCATATTAGAAACGAAGCTGCCGCTACCCTCGCCCTTTCAACAAGCTACGAAGTATCTGTTGGCGTTGTAGAAGTCGACAATACTAACCGTGTGACTAGTATAAAAGAAAAACCTCCTCTAGGTAAGCCAGTTTTTATAGGCATACTTGTTTTAGAAGGTAGATATCTACCACTTATAGGAGATTTATATGCGAAGGATAAAGAATCTGTTGATATAATGGGTGATCTTATACCTTTACTTGTAGAACGCGGAGAACGCGTTATCGGATTTTTAACAGATGCATTTTGGTATGATGTAGGGAGTACGGAAAAATATGAAAAACTCGAACACGGAAAAATAGATAAAGAGCTGAATTTTCTGCTTTAG